A region of Euzebya tangerina DNA encodes the following proteins:
- the gatC gene encoding Asp-tRNA(Asn)/Glu-tRNA(Gln) amidotransferase subunit GatC has product MALSEDDVRHVANLAQLALTDEEVQGLVPQLAEILAYAEKVGEVAVSEVPPTSHAYPLKNVFRSDEEVGEPLPPEEVIANAPAEQDTQFRVPRIVGEGGSEGGAAPLGQQSVGERQ; this is encoded by the coding sequence ATGGCTCTCTCCGAAGACGACGTGCGGCACGTCGCCAACCTGGCCCAGCTGGCCCTGACCGACGAGGAGGTCCAGGGCCTGGTCCCGCAGTTGGCCGAGATCCTGGCCTACGCCGAGAAGGTCGGTGAGGTGGCCGTCTCCGAGGTTCCCCCGACGTCGCACGCCTACCCGCTGAAGAACGTCTTCCGCAGCGATGAGGAGGTCGGTGAGCCCCTCCCACCCGAGGAGGTCATCGCCAACGCGCCGGCCGAGCAGGACACGCAGTTCCGGGTTCCGAGAATAGTGGGTGAGGGGGGTTCGGAAGGGGGAGCCGCCCCCTTGGGCCAGCAGAGCGTGGGTGAGCGCCAGTGA
- a CDS encoding cell wall-binding repeat-containing protein, giving the protein MTSSRAVLLILAVTAALLALPGPAAAQLSRPTGLDATVDTERVRVHYTTDPSSPDATDEAFARSVAESTERAYELLVVEEGWTAPADDGDLGGDGRIDVYIRELFGPDGQADADRSCDLPGCSSVSGYFSLDPQFLGGELDGLVIHELHHVIQSAISQGTEPWFKEATSTYEEVENSDRVRTFDVGEYARTTTTPLDRAESVGEGFDPQRFYGSHVLLQWIGARHGLQTIQQAWQVSASTNGLALPALDQVLAERDSSFPVEFLGFAAASAAWNQPGTFPRDTVEGRELVYPTVERQGRLEADDAIDVTLDHASYAVYDVAPTRDMTITVTTAPYLLGGAALVVEQLDGTVQTTLSPFEDGSAEVSFLGVEEATAVSLVVVNAEFENRGVEPDDVDAQVQLTSGGGAIPTGEPVSARVEGSNRYATAASLAALDRPDGADTVILARADDFPDALAASALSPGGTVPVLVTDTERLNLETEQALADLGPSTVLVMGGTDAVSEAVVDALPASIADIRRVEGPNRFATAADAASLLAERTTGEVEFARSAFLADGGDFAAALAAGPAAAQQGFPILLAEQDRLPEETEAALVDTEIERVYLLGGPDELGTEVEAVVADLGIEVTRIAGADRLGTVEAVAAASLERGWVAGQGVLLGRGDLFVDVLAAGPHGAATGSPIVLTQSPDVLGTGATSFLADPSLPLPDYVRAIGGSTAVQPDVLGAAVAATTRRGPVDVEDGLAFSLFGVGDDQQTTLPADGSAQLTVEGIFPDQLLPEVFEVALFPCTGQPEPIDGVDVLLTDADDDGRADGPGSSDAGAVAIGSLEGRPIDTVAALHDAPVGDDNVLTFELTGGGTPDCAILVVWEDADGDGQLRLATDGRPAESFGTTRVTIE; this is encoded by the coding sequence ATGACCAGCTCACGAGCAGTCCTGCTCATCCTCGCCGTCACCGCCGCGCTGCTCGCACTGCCGGGTCCCGCGGCGGCCCAGCTGTCACGCCCGACCGGACTCGATGCAACCGTCGACACCGAGCGGGTGCGGGTGCACTACACGACCGATCCGTCCTCACCCGATGCCACCGACGAGGCGTTCGCGCGGTCGGTGGCCGAGTCCACCGAGCGGGCCTACGAGCTGCTCGTCGTCGAGGAGGGCTGGACGGCGCCGGCTGACGACGGCGACCTCGGCGGTGATGGCCGGATCGACGTGTACATCCGCGAGCTCTTCGGGCCGGACGGTCAGGCGGACGCCGACCGTTCCTGCGACCTGCCCGGCTGCTCGTCGGTGTCGGGCTACTTCAGCCTCGACCCCCAGTTCCTCGGCGGCGAACTCGACGGGCTCGTGATCCACGAGCTGCACCACGTCATCCAGTCGGCCATCAGCCAGGGCACGGAGCCGTGGTTCAAAGAGGCCACGTCGACCTACGAGGAGGTCGAGAACAGCGATCGCGTCCGGACCTTCGACGTCGGCGAGTACGCGAGGACGACGACGACCCCGCTCGACCGGGCCGAGTCGGTCGGTGAGGGGTTCGACCCGCAGCGGTTCTACGGCTCCCACGTGCTCCTGCAGTGGATCGGCGCCCGCCACGGGCTGCAGACGATCCAGCAGGCGTGGCAGGTCTCGGCGTCGACCAACGGCCTGGCCCTCCCTGCCCTCGACCAGGTGCTCGCCGAGCGCGACAGCTCCTTTCCCGTCGAGTTCCTCGGCTTCGCCGCCGCCTCCGCGGCCTGGAACCAGCCGGGCACGTTCCCCCGTGACACCGTGGAGGGCCGCGAACTCGTCTACCCGACCGTCGAGCGACAGGGTCGACTCGAGGCCGATGACGCGATCGACGTGACGCTCGATCACGCGTCGTATGCCGTCTACGACGTCGCTCCGACTCGGGACATGACCATCACGGTGACCACGGCCCCGTACCTGCTGGGTGGGGCTGCCCTCGTCGTCGAGCAGCTCGACGGGACGGTTCAGACCACCCTCAGCCCGTTCGAGGACGGCTCTGCCGAGGTCTCGTTCCTCGGCGTCGAGGAGGCGACCGCCGTGTCGCTCGTGGTCGTGAACGCGGAGTTCGAGAACCGTGGCGTCGAGCCGGACGACGTCGACGCGCAGGTGCAGCTGACGTCTGGAGGGGGTGCGATCCCCACCGGCGAGCCGGTCTCAGCCCGCGTCGAGGGTTCCAACCGCTACGCGACGGCCGCGAGCCTGGCCGCCCTCGACCGTCCCGACGGCGCCGACACCGTCATCCTTGCCCGTGCCGACGACTTCCCGGACGCCCTGGCTGCCTCGGCGCTGTCCCCCGGTGGAACGGTGCCGGTGCTCGTCACCGACACCGAGCGGCTGAACCTCGAGACCGAGCAGGCGCTGGCCGACCTCGGTCCCTCAACCGTCTTGGTCATGGGCGGCACGGACGCCGTCTCCGAGGCGGTGGTCGACGCGCTACCGGCCTCGATCGCCGACATCCGCCGCGTCGAGGGGCCCAACCGTTTCGCCACCGCCGCCGACGCGGCATCGCTCTTGGCGGAGCGCACCACCGGTGAGGTCGAGTTCGCGCGCTCGGCGTTCCTCGCCGACGGCGGCGACTTCGCCGCCGCTCTGGCTGCCGGTCCAGCAGCCGCCCAGCAGGGCTTCCCGATCCTCCTCGCCGAGCAGGATCGCCTCCCCGAAGAGACCGAGGCCGCCCTGGTCGACACCGAGATCGAGCGCGTCTACCTGCTCGGGGGCCCCGACGAGTTGGGCACCGAGGTCGAGGCCGTGGTCGCCGACCTCGGCATCGAGGTGACCCGTATCGCGGGTGCCGACCGCCTCGGCACGGTCGAGGCCGTCGCGGCCGCGTCCCTCGAGCGCGGCTGGGTCGCCGGTCAGGGCGTGCTGCTCGGCCGCGGCGACCTGTTCGTCGACGTCCTCGCCGCCGGTCCGCACGGCGCCGCCACCGGGTCGCCGATCGTTCTGACCCAGTCGCCGGACGTCCTCGGCACCGGCGCGACGTCGTTCCTGGCTGACCCGTCGCTCCCCCTGCCGGACTACGTGCGGGCGATCGGCGGGAGCACCGCCGTGCAGCCGGACGTCTTGGGCGCGGCAGTGGCCGCCACGACGCGTCGCGGTCCGGTCGACGTGGAAGATGGACTTGCCTTCAGCCTCTTCGGCGTGGGGGACGACCAGCAGACGACGTTGCCGGCCGATGGGTCCGCTCAACTGACCGTCGAGGGGATCTTCCCCGACCAGTTGCTGCCCGAGGTGTTCGAGGTCGCCCTCTTCCCCTGTACCGGGCAGCCCGAGCCGATCGACGGCGTGGACGTCCTGCTGACCGACGCCGACGACGACGGTCGGGCCGACGGTCCTGGCTCGTCGGACGCCGGTGCGGTGGCCATCGGCTCTCTGGAGGGGAGGCCGATCGACACGGTCGCGGCGCTGCACGACGCGCCCGTCGGTGACGACAACGTCCTGACGTTCGAGCTCACAGGCGGGGGAACCCCCGACTGCGCGATCCTCGTGGTGTGGGAGGATGCCGACGGCGACGGCCAGCTCCGCCTGGCCACCGACGGCCGGCCGGCGGAGAGCTTCGGTACGACCCGGGTGACCATCGAGTAG
- a CDS encoding TIGR03557 family F420-dependent LLM class oxidoreductase, translating to MTSTPATGSPRFGLKLMSELYGPRALVRQAQMAEEAGLDFVCISDHIHPWLPEHDHSPFAWSVLGGVAAATSIEMATGLTCPIGRYHPVIIAQAAATVAAMSDHPFTLALGAGERLNEHVTGKPFPSVAVRHEMLREACEIISLLGEGGFQSYRGEHFTADDVRIYDLPETPMRIVLGVSGDQSLDLAAAVEADGIMATDADPDLIAGWGERGGDAAQTWSEVPMAYADTAEEGLRLAHEKMRFALSGWKVMSELPNPVNFAAATELAEPADMADVVPHGPDPQSYAEAITGFVDAGFRNLSLIPIGNDVEATIRFFTEEVRPHL from the coding sequence ATGACCAGCACCCCAGCGACAGGATCCCCCCGCTTCGGCCTCAAGCTCATGTCTGAGCTGTACGGCCCACGAGCGCTCGTCCGACAGGCGCAGATGGCCGAGGAGGCAGGCCTCGACTTCGTCTGCATCTCCGACCACATCCACCCCTGGCTCCCCGAGCACGACCACTCGCCCTTCGCCTGGTCCGTCCTCGGCGGGGTCGCGGCGGCGACGAGCATCGAGATGGCGACCGGGTTGACCTGCCCCATCGGCCGCTACCACCCGGTGATCATCGCCCAAGCCGCCGCCACCGTGGCCGCGATGAGCGACCACCCCTTCACCCTGGCGCTCGGCGCTGGCGAGCGGCTCAACGAACACGTCACCGGCAAGCCGTTCCCGTCGGTCGCGGTCCGGCACGAGATGCTCCGCGAGGCGTGCGAGATCATCTCGCTGCTCGGCGAGGGCGGGTTCCAGAGCTACCGGGGCGAGCACTTCACCGCCGACGACGTCCGGATCTACGACCTGCCGGAGACGCCGATGCGGATCGTGCTCGGCGTCTCGGGTGACCAGTCGCTGGACCTCGCAGCCGCCGTCGAGGCCGACGGGATCATGGCCACCGACGCTGATCCGGACCTGATCGCTGGCTGGGGCGAGCGCGGCGGCGATGCGGCCCAGACCTGGTCGGAGGTGCCCATGGCCTACGCCGACACCGCGGAGGAGGGGCTGCGCCTGGCACACGAGAAGATGCGCTTCGCCCTGTCGGGCTGGAAGGTGATGTCCGAGCTCCCGAACCCGGTCAACTTCGCGGCGGCGACCGAACTGGCCGAGCCCGCAGACATGGCCGACGTCGTCCCGCACGGCCCCGACCCGCAGTCCTACGCCGAGGCCATCACCGGGTTCGTCGACGCCGGCTTCCGCAACCTCTCGCTGATCCCGATCGGCAACGATGTCGAGGCGACCATCCGCTTCTTCACCGAGGAGGTCCGGCCGCACCTCTGA
- a CDS encoding DUF2252 family protein: MSDDTPNDLTGLTKDELYARAQEHDIEGRSTMSKEELRAALSEAEAPVPQERTVDRVEDFRRLAEARAAGEFVLLPRSLTGQDRRLHVRETLREDHTTRIMSRAADAELKFEELADSLFSFFRGTALLFYRDMAGDDAWMPTVLALGDVHPENFGVMPNAHNVPIFSVNDFDEALYAPFTWDIKRGAVGFMAAAKEIAGYGHKKRRRIVRHFVKGYVAGITNFAEHGTESDDEMRLDSAPDLIVDLIEDAEESRAEWLQDDYLDDYKRGFRADDEHVPISSRREEFQEIIDRLITENDIEIPDRTAGMRVKDVCIRRGQGTASLGLDRFYVLIEGPQADGTDDVIIELKQARRSALTGLVPPTPYGLDTWGDTGAQGHRAGRIVHAQGVQLVRGDVFYGSVEIDGVSFMSRERAPFRDDIDLDDLSKKEWRRYAKICGWVLAHAHALSDELGALEHDIEPEILAAIGEVDLFVDDIVQFAEEAMDRLKKDHRTFQVDHAMGAFQQVDRIFV, encoded by the coding sequence ATGAGTGACGACACACCGAACGACCTGACCGGACTGACCAAGGACGAGCTGTACGCACGGGCCCAAGAGCACGACATCGAGGGTCGGTCGACGATGTCCAAGGAGGAACTCCGGGCCGCACTCTCGGAGGCGGAGGCGCCCGTCCCGCAGGAGCGGACCGTGGACCGCGTCGAGGACTTCCGCCGGCTGGCCGAAGCCCGAGCCGCCGGTGAGTTCGTCCTGCTGCCGAGGTCACTCACCGGGCAGGATCGTCGGCTCCACGTCCGGGAGACCCTCCGAGAGGACCACACCACCCGGATCATGTCCCGGGCCGCCGATGCGGAGCTCAAGTTCGAGGAGCTTGCCGACTCGCTGTTCAGCTTCTTCCGTGGGACCGCGCTGCTGTTCTACCGGGACATGGCTGGCGACGACGCCTGGATGCCGACCGTCCTGGCCCTCGGTGACGTCCACCCGGAGAACTTCGGGGTCATGCCGAACGCGCACAACGTCCCGATCTTCAGCGTCAACGACTTCGACGAGGCCCTCTACGCGCCGTTCACCTGGGACATCAAGCGCGGCGCCGTCGGGTTCATGGCGGCGGCGAAGGAGATCGCCGGCTACGGGCACAAGAAGCGACGACGGATCGTGCGCCACTTCGTCAAGGGCTACGTCGCGGGCATCACGAACTTCGCCGAACACGGCACCGAGTCCGACGACGAGATGCGGCTGGACAGCGCACCCGATCTGATCGTCGACCTGATCGAGGATGCCGAGGAGTCCCGCGCCGAGTGGCTCCAGGACGACTACTTGGACGATTACAAGCGGGGCTTCCGAGCCGACGACGAGCATGTCCCGATCAGCAGCCGTCGGGAGGAGTTCCAGGAGATCATCGACCGGTTGATCACCGAGAACGACATCGAGATCCCGGACCGAACCGCAGGCATGCGGGTCAAAGACGTGTGCATCCGCCGCGGCCAAGGGACGGCGTCGCTGGGACTGGATCGGTTCTACGTGCTGATCGAGGGCCCGCAGGCGGACGGTACGGACGACGTGATCATCGAGCTGAAGCAGGCTCGTCGGTCAGCGCTGACCGGTCTGGTCCCGCCCACGCCCTACGGTCTGGACACCTGGGGGGACACGGGCGCGCAAGGCCACCGCGCCGGGCGGATCGTGCACGCCCAGGGGGTGCAACTGGTGCGCGGCGACGTGTTCTACGGCTCGGTCGAGATCGACGGCGTCAGCTTCATGTCACGGGAACGCGCGCCCTTCCGGGACGACATCGACCTCGATGACCTCTCCAAGAAGGAGTGGCGGCGTTACGCCAAGATCTGCGGCTGGGTCCTGGCCCACGCCCACGCGCTGAGCGACGAGTTGGGCGCGCTGGAGCACGACATCGAGCCCGAGATCCTGGCCGCCATCGGCGAGGTCGACCTCTTCGTCGACGACATCGTTCAGTTCGCCGAGGAGGCGATGGATCGCCTCAAGAAGGACCATCGGACCTTCCAGGTCGACCACGCCATGGGTGCCTTCCAGCAGGTCGATCGCATCTTCGTGTGA
- a CDS encoding PIN domain-containing protein, producing the protein MARGGLAERRPAGSQACRAVVAGLVGRHQITGNLVPDAMLAALALEHGLTVYSADTDFARFDELNWVHPLWTGS; encoded by the coding sequence ATGGCCCGGGGCGGCCTGGCTGAGCGCCGTCCTGCAGGGTCGCAGGCGTGTCGGGCTGTCGTGGCCGGACTGGTCGGCCGACATCAGATCACCGGCAACCTGGTGCCGGACGCCATGCTCGCGGCCCTGGCCCTGGAGCATGGCTTGACCGTGTACAGCGCCGACACCGACTTCGCCCGCTTCGACGAGCTCAACTGGGTCCACCCCCTGTGGACCGGTTCGTGA
- the gatA gene encoding Asp-tRNA(Asn)/Glu-tRNA(Gln) amidotransferase subunit GatA encodes MAVGDTSAVEVTQAHLDRIAATDERLGAWLEMTAEQALADAEAIDTSRAAGESVGPLAGIPVAIKDLMCLTGVATTAGSKILEGFRPPYDATVVSKVKQAGGIILGKTNMDEFAMGSSTENSAWGDTHNPWDLGRIPGGSSGGSAAAVAGFHSPLSLGTDTGGSIRQPASVTGTVGIKPTYGRASRYGLIAFASSLDQAGTFGRTVHDAAVGLQAICGHDPLDSTSIPEPMTSYTEGLDAGVEGLRVGIVTEWMGTGGGAEADPGVMTAVRHAIDRLAALGAEIVEVTLPHASYGLPAYYLIAPSEASANLSRYDGVRYGLRVDGATTHEMMAATRAAGFGAEVKRRIMIGTYALSAGYFDAYYGQAQKVRTLIIRDFAAAFDQADVLVGPTCPTVAFPLGDKTADPLAMYLNDIYAVPASLAGMPAMSLPVGFDDGAPEAEGRDGLPVGLQLIGPLLGEPVMLQTAAALEADLDLDLTPRGANALEAPTA; translated from the coding sequence ATGGCCGTCGGTGACACCTCCGCCGTCGAGGTCACCCAGGCCCACCTGGACCGGATCGCCGCCACCGACGAGCGCCTCGGTGCGTGGCTCGAGATGACGGCCGAGCAGGCACTTGCGGACGCCGAGGCCATCGACACCAGCCGGGCCGCCGGCGAGTCCGTGGGGCCACTGGCAGGAATCCCGGTCGCCATCAAGGACCTGATGTGCCTGACGGGAGTGGCGACGACCGCCGGCTCGAAGATCCTCGAGGGCTTCCGCCCGCCCTATGACGCCACCGTGGTCAGCAAGGTCAAGCAGGCCGGCGGCATCATCCTGGGCAAGACCAACATGGACGAGTTCGCGATGGGCTCCTCCACCGAGAACTCCGCCTGGGGGGACACCCACAACCCGTGGGACCTCGGTCGGATCCCCGGCGGCTCCTCCGGCGGGTCGGCCGCTGCGGTCGCCGGCTTCCACTCGCCGCTCTCGCTCGGCACCGACACGGGGGGATCGATCCGCCAACCCGCCTCCGTGACCGGCACCGTGGGCATCAAGCCGACCTACGGGCGAGCCTCCCGGTACGGCCTGATCGCCTTCGCAAGCTCCCTGGACCAGGCCGGCACCTTCGGTCGGACCGTCCACGACGCGGCGGTGGGCCTGCAGGCCATCTGTGGCCACGACCCCCTCGACTCGACCTCGATCCCCGAGCCGATGACCTCCTACACTGAGGGGCTCGACGCCGGTGTCGAGGGGCTCAGGGTCGGCATCGTGACGGAGTGGATGGGCACCGGCGGCGGCGCGGAAGCCGACCCCGGCGTCATGACCGCCGTCCGACACGCCATCGACCGGCTGGCCGCCCTGGGTGCTGAGATCGTGGAGGTGACGCTGCCCCACGCCTCCTACGGCCTGCCGGCGTACTACCTGATCGCGCCATCGGAGGCCTCGGCCAACCTCTCCCGCTACGACGGGGTGCGCTACGGCCTGCGCGTCGACGGAGCGACCACACACGAGATGATGGCCGCCACGCGCGCCGCCGGCTTCGGCGCCGAGGTCAAGCGTCGCATCATGATCGGCACCTACGCCCTCTCAGCCGGCTACTTCGACGCCTACTACGGCCAGGCCCAGAAGGTCCGGACGCTGATCATCCGCGACTTCGCGGCCGCCTTCGACCAGGCCGACGTGTTGGTGGGCCCGACCTGCCCGACGGTGGCCTTCCCGCTGGGGGACAAGACGGCTGATCCGCTGGCGATGTACCTCAACGACATCTACGCCGTCCCCGCGAGCCTTGCGGGCATGCCGGCCATGAGTCTGCCGGTCGGCTTCGACGACGGCGCACCCGAGGCCGAGGGCCGCGACGGCCTACCGGTTGGCCTGCAACTCATCGGGCCGCTGCTCGGCGAGCCGGTCATGCTGCAGACCGCGGCTGCACTCGAGGCTGACCTCGACCTAGACCTGACCCCACGTGGCGCGAACGCACTGGAGGCACCGACGGCATGA
- a CDS encoding 3-isopropylmalate dehydrogenase, with protein MSTTDTDARHYDLAVMGGDGVGPEVTEQALKVLDVVAERYGFSTSRTSYDLGGRRYLETGEVLPDSVMEEFDQTDAILLGAIGTPDVPPGVLERGLLLKLRFAFDQYVNLRPVKLLPGVPTPVAGLTPERCDMVVVRENTEGMYVGAGGTVYEGTASEVATQESLNTRFGVERVIRDAFERATRRGNHLTLVHKTNVLTHAGGLWMRTFTEVGEADYPQVERDYVHVDAMCLYLVNSPERFDVVVTDNLFGDIITDLGAAVQGGLGLAASGNLNPSGEHPSMFEPVHGSAPDITGKGWANPVAAVLSLAMCLDHLREGEAAATVEAAAAQALTEMEGMAGPEMGGSTAEIGDRIAATAAG; from the coding sequence ATGAGCACCACCGACACCGATGCCCGTCACTACGACCTTGCGGTCATGGGCGGTGACGGGGTCGGTCCTGAGGTGACGGAGCAGGCCCTCAAGGTGCTCGACGTCGTGGCCGAGCGGTACGGCTTCTCGACCAGTCGGACCTCCTACGATCTCGGCGGGAGGCGGTATCTGGAGACCGGCGAGGTGCTGCCGGACTCGGTGATGGAGGAGTTCGACCAGACCGACGCCATCCTGCTCGGTGCCATCGGGACGCCCGATGTGCCACCTGGTGTGCTCGAGCGGGGGCTGTTGCTCAAGCTGCGCTTCGCCTTCGACCAGTACGTGAACCTGCGACCGGTCAAGCTGCTGCCCGGTGTGCCGACGCCGGTCGCGGGTCTGACGCCGGAGCGGTGCGACATGGTCGTGGTGCGCGAGAACACCGAGGGGATGTACGTCGGTGCTGGCGGCACGGTGTACGAGGGCACCGCGTCGGAGGTGGCGACCCAGGAATCACTCAACACCCGATTCGGGGTCGAGCGCGTCATCCGTGATGCCTTCGAGCGCGCCACACGGCGTGGCAACCACCTGACGCTGGTCCACAAGACCAACGTGCTGACCCACGCCGGGGGCCTGTGGATGCGGACCTTCACCGAGGTGGGCGAGGCCGACTACCCGCAGGTGGAGCGCGACTACGTGCACGTGGACGCCATGTGCCTGTACCTGGTGAACTCGCCCGAGCGCTTCGACGTCGTGGTGACCGACAACCTCTTCGGCGACATCATCACCGACCTGGGTGCGGCCGTGCAGGGTGGGCTCGGCCTGGCCGCCAGCGGGAACCTGAACCCGTCGGGTGAGCACCCCTCGATGTTCGAGCCGGTGCACGGCTCGGCCCCCGACATCACGGGCAAGGGCTGGGCCAACCCGGTGGCCGCCGTCTTGTCGCTGGCGATGTGCCTGGACCACCTGCGGGAGGGGGAGGCGGCCGCGACGGTGGAGGCGGCGGCCGCGCAGGCGCTGACGGAGATGGAGGGGATGGCCGGCCCCGAGATGGGCGGCTCGACGGCGGAGATCGGGGACCGGATCGCGGCCACCGCTGCGGGCTGA
- the gatB gene encoding Asp-tRNA(Asn)/Glu-tRNA(Gln) amidotransferase subunit GatB, translated as MSTTTDAADANDTTTTGPDGTVYQAVIGLEVHVELSTKTKMFSACPNAFGGDPNTRVSAVDLGLPGTLPVVNGTAVEYAIRLGLALDCAIEPSSQFHRKNYFYPDMPKNYQISQYDIPICGQGHLDVTLPDGGTKRVGITRVHMEEDAGKTTHAGETGRIAGASYSLVDYNRAGVPLLECVSEPDIRSADEAQAYLTELRAIVLALGISDAKLEEGSMRCDANVSVHRPGTPYGTRAEVKNLNSVRSLGRAISYEITRQVDVLSSGGTVVQETRHWNEDAGRTSTLRRKETLDDYRYFPDPDLVEVAPDPEWIEQIRASLPELPAQTRARLTQEVGVDAGDAVVLYDAGLVPLLDAALAAKQPGVDANEATKWLTNEVAAWQNEHGRPATEVLSGEDLAALLALIADGTLAKGGARKVLADVMAGKGSPTELAADHEQVSDTGELERIVEQVIAEQADAAQKVRDGNTKAIGALVGGVMRATQGKANPAVVNQLLAEKLTS; from the coding sequence ATGAGTACCACCACCGACGCCGCTGACGCCAACGACACCACCACCACCGGCCCCGACGGGACCGTCTACCAGGCCGTCATCGGCCTCGAGGTCCACGTCGAGCTGTCGACGAAGACCAAGATGTTCTCGGCCTGCCCCAACGCCTTCGGCGGCGACCCGAACACGCGGGTGAGCGCGGTCGACCTGGGGCTCCCCGGCACCCTGCCCGTCGTCAACGGCACGGCTGTGGAGTACGCCATCAGGCTCGGTCTCGCCCTCGACTGCGCGATCGAGCCGTCCAGCCAGTTCCACCGGAAGAACTACTTCTATCCGGACATGCCGAAGAACTACCAGATCTCCCAGTACGACATCCCCATCTGCGGGCAGGGGCACCTCGACGTCACCCTGCCCGACGGCGGGACCAAGCGTGTCGGCATCACCCGGGTGCACATGGAGGAGGATGCCGGCAAGACCACACACGCCGGTGAGACCGGTCGGATCGCCGGCGCCTCGTACTCGCTCGTCGACTACAACCGAGCAGGCGTCCCACTGCTCGAGTGCGTCTCCGAGCCCGACATCCGCAGCGCCGACGAAGCGCAGGCCTACCTGACCGAGCTGCGGGCCATCGTCCTGGCGCTCGGCATCTCCGACGCGAAGCTGGAGGAGGGGTCGATGCGGTGTGACGCCAACGTGTCCGTCCACCGGCCGGGGACGCCGTACGGCACAAGGGCCGAGGTCAAGAACCTCAACTCCGTCCGGTCTCTCGGACGGGCCATCTCCTACGAGATCACCCGTCAGGTCGACGTCCTCAGCTCAGGTGGAACGGTCGTGCAGGAGACGCGGCACTGGAACGAGGATGCCGGTCGGACCTCCACCCTCCGGCGCAAGGAGACACTGGACGACTACCGGTACTTCCCCGACCCCGACCTGGTCGAGGTGGCCCCCGACCCCGAGTGGATCGAACAGATCCGCGCCTCGCTGCCGGAGCTGCCGGCACAGACTCGCGCCCGGCTGACCCAGGAGGTCGGGGTGGACGCGGGGGACGCCGTCGTGCTGTACGACGCCGGCCTGGTGCCCCTGCTCGACGCCGCCCTCGCTGCCAAGCAGCCGGGCGTCGACGCCAACGAGGCCACCAAGTGGCTGACCAACGAGGTGGCGGCCTGGCAGAACGAACACGGCCGCCCGGCAACCGAGGTCCTCAGCGGCGAGGATCTGGCAGCGCTGCTCGCGCTCATCGCCGACGGGACGCTGGCCAAGGGTGGGGCGCGCAAGGTCCTGGCCGACGTCATGGCCGGCAAGGGCTCACCGACCGAGCTGGCGGCTGACCACGAGCAGGTCAGCGACACCGGCGAGCTGGAGCGCATCGTCGAGCAGGTGATCGCCGAGCAGGCCGATGCGGCCCAGAAGGTCCGGGACGGCAACACCAAGGCCATCGGGGCCCTGGTGGGCGGCGTCATGCGGGCGACGCAGGGCAAGGCCAACCCGGCGGTGGTGAACCAACTGCTGGCGGAGAAGTTGACCAGCTAG